From Trichoderma atroviride chromosome 1, complete sequence, one genomic window encodes:
- a CDS encoding uncharacterized protein (EggNog:ENOG41): MAAAQDPSVPYWVSQLDFPPIAKSKLNGIIDPPGFSTAPSSAPKVRLLRPFTHRM; the protein is encoded by the coding sequence ATGGCCGCGGCTCAAGACCCCTCCGTGCCGTACTGGGTCTCCCAGCTCGACTTCCCTCCCATAGCAAAGTCCAAGCTCAACGGCATCATCGACCCCCCCGGCTTCTCTACAGCACCCAGCAGCGCCCCCAAGGTTCGTTTGCTTCGTCCCTTTACTCATAGAATGTGA
- a CDS encoding uncharacterized protein (EggNog:ENOG41~TransMembrane:4 (i9-28o34-52i64-82o88-109i)), whose amino-acid sequence MELSDIFRIVNLVVAGVTVLGGVFHIFPIGLQNIIIGIYMIVFGLAIALLEFQVPPQVSRYANFLFSFIGRGVFYILIGGLLLGDKVIANIAGGIVGIAGIGYVGLEFVPLIEPPSSMREADSGWGAEQV is encoded by the exons ATGGAACTGTCCGATATCTT CCGCATTGTTAACTTGGTTGTGGCGGGCGTCACGGTTCTTGGTGGTGTTTTCCACATCTTCCCTATTGGACT CCAGAATATCATTATCGGTATCTACATGATTGTTTTTGGACTTGCTATTGCTCTGCTGG AATTCCAAGTCCCTCCCCAAGTTTCGCGATACGCcaacttcctcttctccttcattGGCCGTGGTGTTT TCTACATCCTCATCGGAGGCCTTCTCCTCGGCGACAAGGTCATTGCCAACATTGCTGGTGGCATCGTCGGTATCGCCGGAATTGGCTACGTTGGCCTCGAGTTCGTCCCCCTGATCGAACCCCCGAGCAGCATGCGAGAGGCCGATTCTGGCTGGGGCGCCGAGCAAGTCTAA
- a CDS encoding uncharacterized protein (EggNog:ENOG41), with protein MSVRCQRRNETRIFRDITPLIAPSAELVALRGDGELGILCESANEIWTYSQQLLQYQPQPSYSVGFRALAFTELQFTKVTEFFEDRCTSETSPIMGTSHMFFPCFSCEIGGFEITRRQNTHNMTIGMRAVVDLFRGVKRESEVHRQILAFSISHDSCEAEIVAHYPVILGETTEFYQQVIASFAFTDSRYDKWTAYRFTKNMYEAWMPVQFHWICSAINQLPEGWSSGKDIGQREFV; from the coding sequence ATGAGTGTAAGGTGTCAGCGTAGGAACGAGACGAGGATATTTCGCGACATCACTCCCTTGATTGCGCCGTCGGCCGAGCTCGTCGCCTTGCGAGGTGATGGGGAGTTGGGCATTCTGTGCGAATCTGCAAACGAAATATGGACATATTCTCAGCAATTGCTTCAATACCAACCACAGCCCTCCTACTCGGTTGGCTTCAGAGCTCTAGCATTTACTGAGCTGCAGTTTACCAAGGTCACGGAGTTCTTTGAGGACAGATGCACTTCCGAGACGTCACCGATCATGGGTACATCTCACATGTTCTTCCCGTGCTTTTCATGTGAGATTGGGGGCTTCGAGATCACCCGACGACAAAACACGCACAACATGACAATTGGCATGCGTGCTGTTGTGGACCTCTTCCGTGGCGTCAAACGCGAATCTGAGGTGCACCGCCAGattctggccttttccattTCACACGACTCGTGCGAGGCGGAAATTGTTGCCCATTACCCGGTCATACTAGGAGAGACTACGGAATTCTATCAACAGGTCATCGCCTCCTTTGCGTTTACTGATTCTAGATACGACAAGTGGACGGCATACCGCTTCACCAAAAACATGTATGAAGCCTGGATGCCGGTGCAGTTCCACTGGATCTGTTCTGCCATCAACCAGCTACCCGAAGGGTGGTCAAGTGGAAAGGACATTGGCCAGCGCGAATTTGTTTGA
- a CDS encoding uncharacterized protein (EggNog:ENOG41~TransMembrane:2 (o12-31i52-69o)) has protein sequence MMYMSGNSLQIFSIMMVFMAFKNPIVGLMSTNQAFERFQTDSNSGQILQTKLVYVAMQFLALAVGVWKINSMGLLPTTRSDWMMWESLREPVEHAILAL, from the exons ATGATGTACATGTCCGGCAACTCGCTGCaaatcttcagcatcatGATGGTCTTCATGGCCTTCAAGAACCCCATCGTCGGCCTGATGAGCACGAACCAGGCCTTTGAGCGCTTCCAGACCGACAGCAACTCTGGCCAGATCCTGCAGACGAAGCTGGTGTACGTGGCAATGCAGtttttggcgctggcggtggGCGTGTGGAAGATTAACTCGATGGGTTTGTTACC CACGACACGTTCCGACTGGATGATGTGGGAATCTCTGAGAGAGCCTGTAGAGCACGCAATCCTGGCTTTGTGA
- a CDS encoding uncharacterized protein (TransMembrane:1 (o334-352i)~BUSCO:EOG092D3K5U), with protein MDGSGVQVSAAVNITAQFNELLQHHSAPPVVNKVSLDDIDSFLKEAYRINSHIVSLHRQLQDVRQAYLSTAQPRRAQARFVQNQPRVLSDREREEIDANAKQMIRELNASIRSLDEAEQLRRDTEAAIIRKKYTKGLGALGSWASGGIASSKSAEHAAAEDQAQQLGGYREGVVWFLRQRLELCCRTQQDMMETRLRRELEKSRSMLPVGDFAEFAPAAHKPHRQTPGGVSEPGAEESSPAAFTEGLTDEQVQMFEEGNQSMMEHYESTLDKVRTAERSLLEISELQTLLVNNLSAQSENIELLVSDSASMADNVGGGNRQLKKATQRPSTARYTFFAASSLCAFLILWDLII; from the exons ATGGATGGTTCGGGCGTCCAAGTATCGGCAGCGGTGAACATCACAGCGCAATTCaatgagcttctccagcaccACAGCGCTCCACCAGTCGTGAACAAGGTCTCGCTGGACGACATTGACAGCTTCCTCAAAGAGGCATACCGCATT AACTCGCACATTGTTAGCTTGCATCGACAGCTTCAAGATGTGCGGCAAGCATACCTATCCACTGCGCAGCCTCGCCGAGCGCAAGCGCGATTCGTCCAGAACCAGCCGCGAGTACTGTCCGACCGAGAACGAGAGGAAATagacgccaacgccaagcaGATGATACGGGAGCTCAATGCCAGCATAAGGTCGCTGGATGAGGCTGAACAGCTCCGCCGAGATACGGAAGCGGCCATCATCCGCAAAAAGTACACAAAAGGACTTGGCGCTCTCGGCTCATGGGCATCTGGTGGCATTGCCAGCAGCAAGTCGGCGGAACATGCTGCAGCCGAAGATCAAGCCCAGCAGCTGGGCGGTTATCGAGAGGGCGTGGTGTGGTTCCTACGGCAGCGATTGGAGCTGTGCTGTCGAACGCAGCAAGACATGATGGAAACGCGGCTGCGTCGGGAGCTGGAAAAGAGTCGCAGCATGCTGCCGGTAGGAGACTTTGCAGAGTTTGCCCCGGCAGCACACAAACCACATCGGCAGACACCGGGTGGCGTCTCTGAGCCAGGAGCCGAAGAGTCATCGCCCGCTGCGTTTACAGAGGGCTTGACTGATGAGCAGGTGCAAATGTTTGAGGAGGGCAATCAGAGCATGATGGAGCATTACGAGAGCACATTGGATAAAGTGAG GACGGCGGAGAGATCGCTATTGGAGATTTCAGAACTCCAGACACTGCTGGTTAACAACTTGTCGGCGCAGTCCGAAAACATTGAGCTGCTTGTCTCTGATTCGGCATCGATGGCGGATAATGTCGGCGGAGGAAACAGACAGCTTAAAAAGGCCACACAACGGCCGAGCACGGCGCGGTACACATTTTTTGCAGCAAGCAGTCTGTGTGCGTTTCTGATTCTCTGGGATCTGATTATATAa
- a CDS encoding uncharacterized protein (EggNog:ENOG41~TransMembrane:3 (o46-63i229-250o297-317i)) → MPPLRVQPHNPRNGLKRRWSLMKSQPTPCEISERSSFQVSDSESNGLAFMFLAWSYILCVFLLEEQRTSVVYEDAAAPSDDETPKSNEFTVDLGDASDDECRWWSALLSPGQGWKATRSGHPVWAVSFTGNVKFNVISQPSASQPPEETEETEEINEIKPPTSKEAVAFLSRFASLYNLESQAALGLAMALTVPLHKNMSSTIHLPKPHLVKQSAVSPTSVIGKEFRQLSYYMVLSSNPGFVASALWSVFWEPEVDCNLVTPWFDPIIDVLQPLIETEDLEMVGHILALRRPGIAPLWYGLLACGTTETVLAIVPYLKTLNTRVPAKLVPEVAAWTDTPQSFMDLPGDGPYLQGKQISRVDAWRLRYECCNSWKDGAHFRYLPTTPFRPFGFINGDELEAVVRRHVEECSRHEWTYKGFTWILKSGVTLLHEPRILTTSWADFEDDSVIQPPRRESVDPNYEPDHAASQRAVGDIFRWAATEMEASGRHIYAHPWVDIKSHCIEAENAKKSGKKGMVRLSELLMERIKEWNDNLKDDETVVGAGPA, encoded by the exons ATGCCCCCTCTCCGTGTACAGCCTCACAACCCTCGCAACGGCCTCAAGCGGCGATGGAGTCTGATGAAGTCGCAACCTACTCCCTGCGAAATATCGGAGCGTAGCAGCTTCCAAGTCTCAGATAGCGAGTCTAATGGCCTTGCTTTCATGTTTTTGGCTTGGTCTTACATCCTTTGCGTGTTCTTGCTTGAAGAGCAGCGTACCTCTGTTGTTTAtgaagatgcagcagctccatctgATGATGAGACGCCTAAGAGCAATGAATTCACTGTGGATCTCGGCGATGCCAGTGATGATGAATGCCGCTGGTGgtctgctcttctctctcctggcCAAGGATGGAAGGCTACTCGCTCTGGGCATCCAGTGTGGGCTGTTTCATTTACTGGGAATGTTAAATTCAACGTCATCAGCCAACCCAGTGCTTCACAACCACCCGAAGAGACTGAAGAGACTGAAGAGATCAATGAGATCAAGCCTCCTACCAGCAAGGAAGCAGTTGCATTCCTCTCTCGCTTTGCGTCCTTGTACAACTTGGAAAGCCAGGCTGCGTTGGGCCTTGCGATGGCGTTGACTGTCCCCCTTCATAAGAACATGTCTTCGACTATACATCTCCCAAAGCCACATCTCGTTAAACAAAGTGCTGTTTCTCCGACATCTGTCATTGGCAAGGAGTTTCGCCAGCTGTCTTATTACATGGTTCTCAGCTCCAACCCTGGCTTCGTGGCTTCGGCTCTTTGGTCTGTCTTTTGGGAGCCCGAAGTGGACTGCAACCTGGTCACCCCTTGGTTCGACCCGATAATTGATGTCCTTCAGCCCTTGATTGAAACTGAAGACCTTGAGATGGTGGGCCATATACTGGCACTTCGAAGGCCTGGCATTGCACCTCTGTGGTATGGATTGCTTGCCTGTGGGACTACAGAGACTGTCTTGGCTATTGTTCCCTATCTCAAGACGCTCAATACTCGCGTGCCTGCAAAACTCGTACCCGAAGTTGCTGCTTGGACCGATACACCTCAGTCATTCATGGATCTGCCTGGAGATGGTCCTTACCTACAAGGAAAGCAGATCTCACGGGTCGACGCATGGCGGCTTCGGTATGAGTGCTGCAATTCTTGGAAAGATGGCGCTCATTTTCGGTATCTGCCAACGACTCCATTTCGCCCTTTTGGCTTTATAAACGGTGATGAGCTTGAAGCCGTGGTGCGTAGGCATGTTGAGGAATGTTCGAGACATGAATGGACATACAAGGGATTCACATGGATATTAAAGTCTGGTGTTACGTTGCTCCATGAGCCTCGTATATTGACCACATCCTGGGCTGATTTCGAAGATGATTCGGTCATTCAACCACCCAGACGAGAATCGGTAGACCCAAACTATGAACCAGATCACGCAGCAAGCCAAAGAGCTGTTGGTGATATTTTCCGATGGGCTGCTACAGAGATGGAGGCCTCTGGGAGGCATATTTACGCTCACCCTTGGGTCGATATAAAGTCGCATTGTATAGAGGCTGAGAATGCGAAGAAgagtgggaaaaaagggatGGTGCGTCTATCGGAACTGTTGATGGAGAGAATCAAAGAGTGGAATGACAATCTCA aggacgacgagacGGTTGTTGGTGCTGGACCAGCTTAG
- a CDS encoding uncharacterized protein (EggNog:ENOG41), translating into MAGKDSGAESCKLSTAAFTHIEPPLRFPLPLLFLLPFYIASTTEMDPMQEQPPQSQEQGVEILREYHPYPSRPLSPIIEESSAELPHGRKRVREGEATLDETVEDDREWKRQQMLDSHDTVETAATEANTETVSGEETNQVDGSNEEAAPLEAVHEEAGYEGADDEATDILEASVEEAATQIASPLWNFYAVFDSDDEDVEDEDILNSGSANQSTSASPSPPSEFDRAPSMTPAPEADTSFFVLPKDRWPAEPKSAQYRDALWSIVYNKNKTFMWEFHEGLAQGSLDLCKELLGRAQLPPQSLSL; encoded by the exons ATGGCTGGGAAGGATTCAGGTGCGGAGTCGTGCAAATTAAG CACCGCTGCCTTCACACACATCGAGCCCCCTCTCCgctttcccctccctcttctatttttgctgcctttttATATTGCATCCACTACCGAAATGGATCCCATGCAAGAACAGCCGCCGCAGAGCCAAGAACAGGGTGTCGAGATTCTCCGAGAATACCACCCTTACCCCAGCCGGCCGCTATCGCCAATCATTGAGGAGTCGTCGGCCGAGCTTCCCCATGGCAGAAAGCGAGTCCGTGAGGGTGAAGCAACCCTTGACGAGACCGTTGAGGATGATCGTGAATGGAAACGACAGCAGATGCTGGATTCTCACGACACTGTTGAGACTGCTGCTACCGAGGCCAATACTGAGACGGTTTCTGGTGAAGAGACCAACCAGGTTGACGGAAGCAATGAAGAGGCTGCCCCTCTAGAGGCCGtgcatgaagaagctggctACGAGGGAGCCGATGATGAAGCAACGGACATTCTGGAAGCCAGTgtggaagaggcagccacCCAAATCGCATCACCTCTGTGGAACTTCTATGCCGTATTCGACtcggacgacgaagatgtgGAAGACGAGGATATCCTCAATAGCGGATCGGCCAACCAATCCACttctgcatcgccatcccCGCCCAGTGAATTCGATCGGGCGCCTTCCATGACTCCTGCCCCTGAGGCCGATACTAGCTTCTTTGTGTTACCCAAAGACAGGTGGCCCGCAGAGCCCAAAAGTGCTCAATACCGAGATGCCTTGTGGAGCATTGTGTAtaacaagaacaagacatTCATGTGGGAATTCCACGAGGGACTTGCTCAAGGAAGCTTGGATCTCTGCAAAGAACTGCTTGGGAGGGCCCAGCTGCCCCCCCAGAGTCTCTCTCTTTGA
- a CDS encoding uncharacterized protein (BUSCO:EOG092D24UI), producing the protein MATIYIDEDIGKDEVSQTGTEESPYKSLQFAYLQRPAETQYLTRKSQNTEDEAAKEWKPVAKAALKKAVNYFDVQKKKAAKEQELVIRRKKEEEERAKALEAAKAIVITEDPSLPAAVRIGLDEVGDHIKLRKLDDTESKGTRVRVFGRVHRERKQKDVMFVTLRDGYGFMQVVISGQLAKTYDAVTLTRETSMEILGEMREVPAGARAPLNRELHADFFKIPKHWKAPGGDDAITNRVQADAEQAMLLDQRHLTLRGEVASGVMIVRDAVEWAFNQAYKELRFRKVSPPALVQTQVEGGATLFKFDYYGEDAFLTQSSQLYLETCLPSMGHVYCIEKSFRAEKSLTRRHLSEFTHVEAELDFITFDDLLSHIEHIMCRVLEIVMADPVVADKIKTMNPEFKLPERPFMRMKYSEAIDWLVKHDISNEEGQPHAFGDDIAEAAERRMTDIINRPIFLTHFPAEIKSFYMSKAPEDLRVTESVDCLMPGVGEIVGGSMRMDDYEELMAAYKREGIDPEAYYWYTDQRKYGSSPHGGYGLGLERFLAWLCKQHTVRDCCLYPRYMHRCKP; encoded by the exons ATGGCGACCATTTATATCGACGAAGACATCGGCAAGGACGAGGTTTCCCAGACCGGAACCGAGGAATCGCCCTACAAGTCCCTGCAATTTGCCTACCTGCAACGCCCTGCAGAGACCCAATACCTGACTCGCAAGTCCCAGAACACCGAAGATGAGGCAGCAAAGGAGTGGAAGCCTGTCGCAAAGGCGGCCCTGAAGAAGGCTGTCAACTACTTTGACgtccagaagaagaaggccgccaaggaaCAGGAGCTGGTCATCAGgcgaaagaaggaggaggaggagcgagccaaggctttggaggcggccaaggccattgtcATCACAGAGGATCCCAGCCTCCCCGCTGCTGTGCGAATCGGCCTGGATGAGGTTGGCGACCACATCAAGCTGCGTAAGCTGGACGACACCGAGAGCAAGGGAACCCGCGTGCGCGTCTTTGGTCGCGTGCATCGCGAGCGCAAGCAGAAGGATGTCATGTTCGTCACCTTGAGAGACGGCTATGGCTTCATGCAGGTGGTTATTTCCGGCCAGTTGGCAAAGACTTACGACGCCGTCACCCTTACTCGCGAGACGTCCATGGAGATTCTGggagagatgagagaagtCCCCGCCGGTGCTCGCGCTCCCCTCAACCGAGAACTGCACGCCGACTTCTTCAAGATTCCCAAGCACTGGAAGGCCcccggcggcgatgatgccatTACCAACAGAGTTCAGGCAGATGCCGAACAGGCCATGCTTCTCGACCAACGACACCTTACGCTTCGAGGAGAAGTCGCTTCTGGCGTCATGATTGTGCGCGATGCTGTCGAGTGGGCCTTCAACCAGGCCTACAAGGAGCTCAGGTTCCGCAAAGTCAGCCCCCCCGCCCTTGTCCAGACTCAGGTCGAAGGTGGTGCGACTCTTTTCAAGTTTGACTACTATGGCGAAGACGCCTTCCTCACCCAGTCTTCTCAGCTCTACCTGGAGACTTGCTTGCCTTCAATGGGCCATGTTTACTGCATCGAGAAGTCTTTCCGAGCCGAAAAGTCTCTGACCCGAAGACACTTGTCAGAATTCACACACGTCGAAGCCGAGCTTGACTTTATTACGTTTGACGACCTACTATCACACATTGAGCACATCATGTGCCGTGTGCTCGAAATCGTCATGGCAGATCCTGTCGTTGCTGACAAGATCAAGACTATGAACCCCGAGTTCAAGCTGCCCGAAAGGCCATTTATGAGAATGAAGTACTCCGAGGCCATCGACTGGCTTGTCAAGCACGACATCTCCAACGAAGAGGGTCAACCCCATGCCTTTGGTGACGATATCGCCGAGGCTGCGGAGCGCCGCATGACCGACATCATCAACAGGCCCATCTTCCTCACCCACTTCCCTGCTGAGATCAAGTCTTTCTACATGTCAAAAGCCCCCGAAGATTTGCGTGTTACCGAGAGTGTTGACTGTCTGATGCCCGGTGTTGGTGAGATTGTTGGCGGTTCCATGAGAATGGACGACTACGAGGAGTTGATGGCCGCCTACAAGCGTGAGGGCATCGACCCCGAGGCCTACTACTGGTACACTGACCAGAGAAA GTATGGCAGCTCTCCCCACGGAGGCTACGGTTTGGGACTGGAGCGTTTCCTTGCTTGGCTTTGCAAGCAGCACACTGTTAGAGATTGCTGCTTGTATCCTCGTTACATGCACCGCTGCAAGCCTTAG
- a CDS encoding uncharacterized protein (EggNog:ENOG41~TransMembrane:12 (i78-99o111-134i146-163o169-192i204-226o232-252i317-334o354-372i408-426o432-457i469-487o493-509i)), with product MKQDETTVQVDKEAGEITSPVKSESDCESLGDQTADQTVAIELQTSQSRGEPVLNDVEQGLGPAIGEPYTIFSRRMKIWITFMATVASVVSPMTAHIYFPALDALAEELNVSNSLINFTLTSYMIFQGLSPTIFGDFGDMAGRRPAFTVAFIIYLFANIGLALQRNYAALLVLRCVQSAGSSGTLALSYAVIADITPTAERGKYMGFVSVGVNIGPAIGPVIGGLLSQYLGWPSIFWFCAIFVVVWLVPWVATVPEMCRNVVGNGSIPPQSWNITLLEFLRRRKTGDVPEPGPKRKLRFPNPLGTLAIAFDKQMSQVLLIAAVIYVNFILVAATLSTQFAEIYNFGELEVGLCFLPYGLGCCLTVVLQGYVVDWNYRRIAKKLGVDASHGRRNEIGDFPIESARIQPIYPSLLVGAAAVIGYGWALQAETSVAVPLVLVFLIGMLVPSTFSILNTLIVDLYPGSTATAAAANNLVRCLFGAAATAVVDYMLDAMGRGWCFTFLALLMIRPQHMMLIKSSLSYYKY from the exons ATGAAGCAAGATGAAACCACAGTCCAGGTCGACAAAGAGGCAGGCGAAATCACATCGCCGGTCAAGAGCGAGTCGGATTGTGAGTCTCTAGGAGACCAAACTGCGGACCAGACCGTCGCAATAGAGCTGCAGACGTCCCAGTCCCGGGGCGAGCCTGTCCTGAACGATGTCGAACAGGGCCTTGGGCCTGCGATCGGCGAGCCGTACACCATCTTTTCTCGCCGCATGAAGATATGGATCACCTTCATGGCGACGGTGGCCAGTGTTGTGTCGCCCATGACGGCCCACATCTACTTTCCGGCGCTGGACGCCTTGGCCGAGGAGCTGAATGTCTCCAACTCACTCATCAACTTTACCTTGACGTCTTATATGATTTTCCAGGGGCTCTCACCGACGATATTTGGTGATTTCGGCGACATGGCAGGCCGGCGACCCGCCTTCACCGTGGCCTTTATCATCTATCTATTTGCCAACATTGGTCTCGCCTTGCAACGCAACTACGCCGCCCTCCTCGTGTTACGCTGTGTCCAGTCGGCAGGCAGCAGCGGTACCCTCGCGCTGTCGTACGCCGTGATTGCGGACATCACGCCAACCGCCGAGAGGGGCAAGTACATGGGCTTTGTCAGTGTTGGGGTCAATATCGGACCCGCCATTGGCCCTGTCATAGGAGGATTGCTGAGTCAATACTTGGGATGGCCGTCCATCTTCTGGTTCTGCGCCATCTTTGTCGTGGTATGGCTGGTTCCATGGGTTGCCACCGTTCCCGAAATGTGTCGAAACGTTGTTGGAAACGGCTCTATACCTCCTCAGTCTTGGAACATTACCTTGTTGGAGTTTCTGCGGAGAAGAAAGACTGGAGATGTGCCGGAACCTGGGCCCAAGAGAAAGCTGCGGTTTCCCAATCCTCTAGGCACTCTGGCCATTGCCTTTGACAAGCAGATGAGCCAAGTCCTGCTGATTGCGGCCGTCATTTACGTCAATTTCATCCTGGTTGCCGCCACTCTATCGACCCAGTTTGCCGAGATATACAACTTTGGGGAATTAGAAGTGGGGTTGTGCTTCCTACCATACGGCCTGGGATGCTGTTTGACGGTTGTTTTGCAAGGATATGTAGTGGATTGGAACTACCGCCGCATCGCAAAGAAGCTGGGGGTAGATGCAAGCCACGGGCGCCGCAACGAGATTGGGGACTTTCCCATCGAGTCGGCACGCATCCAGCCCATCTATCCCTCATTGTTAGTcggtgctgccgctgtcaTCGGCTACGGCTGGGCGTTGCAGGCAGAGACGAGCGTAGCTGTTCcgctcgtcctcgtctttctAATTGGCATGCTGGTCCCAAGCACTTTCAGCATTCTCAACACGCTCATTGTTGATCTATACCCCGGTTCAACAgccacggcagcagcagcgaacAATCTCGTCCGCTGTTTATTTGGCGCTGCGGCCACGGCCGTTGTTGATTATATGCTTGATGCCATGGGTCGAGGGTGGTGCTTTACGTTTCTTGCACTACTCATG ATCCGTCCACAGCACATGATGCTCATCAAGTCGTCATTATCGTACTACAAGTATTAA